The following are from one region of the Quercus robur chromosome 1, dhQueRobu3.1, whole genome shotgun sequence genome:
- the LOC126726364 gene encoding TPD1 protein homolog 1-like, translated as MRTISCGHTASVMTMFIVGLLVLAVHNVNGGGDSGDCLKDYIQVIQGTTGNLPSGTPIFSVQIINECPRDCSIAQIHLSCDSFASELLINPMIFRKLGSNDCLVNNGKPLANGAVISFKYASSAQFPLAVSSLTCLP; from the exons ATGAGAACCATCTCTTGTGGTCACACAGCGTCGGTCATGACCATGTTCATTGTCGGGTTACTGGTACTTGCTGTTCATAATGTCAATG GAGGAGGAGATTCAGGAGATTGTTTAAAAGATTACATTCAGGTCATACAAGGCACCACTGGCAACCTACCTAGTGGAACTCCAATTTTTAGTGTGCAAATAATAAATGAGTGCCCCAGGGATTGCAGCATTGCCCAAATCCATCTCAGCTGTGATTCTTTTGCATCTGAGCTACTGATCAACCCTATGATATTCAGGAAACTTGGCAGTAATGACTGCCTTGTTAACAATGGAAAACCCCTTGCTAATGGTGCTGTTATCTCCTTCAAATATGCCTCTAGTGCCCAATTCCCCCTTGCTGTTTCCTCCCTCACTTGCTTACCTTGA
- the LOC126726281 gene encoding TPD1 protein homolog 1-like, protein MASVMTMYIAGLLVLAVHNVNGTEYESTSMGIGPRTSLPNQKLHIQGGDCLKNYIQVTQGTTGNLPSGAPIYSVQITNECPRDCSIAQIHLSCDSFASELLINPMIFRKLGLNDCLVNNGKPLANGAAISFIYASNAKLPLAVSSLTCSPRYEYMINIE, encoded by the exons ATGGCGTCAGTCATGACCATGTACATTGCCGGGTTACTAGTACTTGCTGTCCATAATGTCAATG GAACTGAATATGAGTCAACTTCAATGGGAATAGGGCCCCGTACCAGCCTCCCAAATCAAAAGCTTCATATTCAAG GAGGagattgtttaaaaaattacattcagGTCACACAAGGCACCACTGGCAACCTACCTAGTGGAGCTCCAATTTATAGTGTGCAAATAACAAATGAGTGCCCCAGGGATTGCAGCATTGCCCAAATCCATCTCAGCTGTGATTCTTTTGCATCTGAGCTGCTGATTAACCCTATGATATTCAGGAAACTTGGCCTTAATGACTGCCTTGTTAACAATGGAAAACCCCTTGCTAATGGTGCTGCTATCTCCTTCATATATGCCTCTAATGCCAAATTACCCCTTGCTGTTTCCTCCCTTACTTGCTCACCTCGATATGAATATATGATCAATATTGAATAA